Below is a genomic region from Mustela lutreola isolate mMusLut2 chromosome 1, mMusLut2.pri, whole genome shotgun sequence.
GCCAGATCTAGACACTGGGATAACCCACCAGGAATGGAGAGATCatgattttggtttcttttctctcttctgtgtccAAGCCATTGACGATGGCCCTTAATAATTCAAGCTGGAGGCTACTCCACCCTTCTTTTTTCCTGATGGGCATCCCCGGCTTGGAGGAAAGCCAGCACTGGATAGCATTGCCACTGTGTATCCTTTATCTTCTTGCTGTAATGGGCAATGTGagcatcatcttcatcatctggACTGACTCATCCTTGCACCAGCCTATGTACCTCTTTCTGGCCATGCTCTCTGGCATTGACCTGGTGCTGGCCTCCTCCACTGCGCCCAAAACCCTTGCGGTACTCCTGGTTCATGCCCATGAGATTGGGTACACTGTCTGCCTGATCCAGATGTTCTTCATCCATGCGTTCTCTTCCATGGAGTCAGGTGTACTTGTGGCCATGGCTCTGGATCACTATGTAGCCATTTGTCACCCTCTGCACCATTCTACCATCTTGCATCCAGGGATCATAGGGCGCATTGGGATGGCAGTGTTGGTACGGGGATtggtcctcctcctccccttccctatCCTGTTGCAGAGACTCATCTTCTGCCGGGCCACCATCATAGGCCATGCCTATTGTGAACATATGGCTGTGGTAAAACTGGCCTGCTCAGAAACCACAGTGAACCAAGCTTATGGGTTGGCAGTGGCCCTGCTTGTGGTTGGGATAGATGTTGTGGCCATTGGTATTTCCTATGGTCTCATCCTTCAGACTGTGCTGAAGGTACCAGGGGGAGAGGCTCGTCTTAAGGCCTTTAGCACATGTGGGTCTCATATTTGTGTCATCCTGATCTTCTATATTCCTGGAATATTCTCCTTCCTCACTCATCGCTTTGGCCACCATGTACCCCATCATGTTCATATTCTTCTGGCCACCCTCTACCTCCTTGTGCCACCTGCACTCAATCCTCTTGTCTATGGGGTGAAGACCCGGCAGATCCGCCACCGAGTGATGAGGGTTTTCTCCCTAAAAGGACATATCTGAACATATCCCCATTATTTTCTTCTGAGGTTGCTGCCAAAGGTACAGCCAAGAGTCCCTGTCTGGTCTAG
It encodes:
- the LOC131821711 gene encoding olfactory receptor 52L1-like — its product is MILVSFLSSVSKPLTMALNNSSWRLLHPSFFLMGIPGLEESQHWIALPLCILYLLAVMGNVSIIFIIWTDSSLHQPMYLFLAMLSGIDLVLASSTAPKTLAVLLVHAHEIGYTVCLIQMFFIHAFSSMESGVLVAMALDHYVAICHPLHHSTILHPGIIGRIGMAVLVRGLVLLLPFPILLQRLIFCRATIIGHAYCEHMAVVKLACSETTVNQAYGLAVALLVVGIDVVAIGISYGLILQTVLKVPGGEARLKAFSTCGSHICVILIFYIPGIFSFLTHRFGHHVPHHVHILLATLYLLVPPALNPLVYGVKTRQIRHRVMRVFSLKGHI